The DNA window ATTTGTTGTGGTTCTGCGTAAAATGGCATCAAAACAAAAAGCCTTAAATTTAAATATTTTGAACAGGTATTGTATAGGTTTTTGTGTATTTTTTGTATATTCGATATTGTTTAGACTAAAATAATGAGATTTTTTATGACTCAAACCCGACTTGAAAAAGACAGCATGGGAACCTTAGAAGTTCCTGTCGACGCACTTTACGGCGCTCAAACTCAACGTGCAGTGAATAATTTTCCCATAAGCGGTCGAACTATGCCAAAAGCGTTTATTCATGCTTTAGCTATGGTTAAACGCGCCTGCGCCCAAGCAAACTTTAAGCTTGGCTTGCTAACTGAAGAAAAAAAACGAGCTTTAGCCAGTGCGGTAGAAGAAGTCCTAAGCGGTGTTCATGATCATCAATTTCCGGTTGATGTCTTTCAGACCGGCTCCGCAACCAGTTCTAATATGAATATGAATGAGGTGCTAGCTAGCTTGGCAACAAAACTGGGTTCTAGTACTATTCATCCAAATGATGATGTAAATATGAGTCAAAGTTCTAATGACGTCATACCGACGGCCATTCATTTGGGAGCGGTTTTAGCGTTAAACAAAGAACTTATTCCTGCTTTAAATCATCTCGCTGAAACTCTTAATCAAAAAGCGATTGAATTAAAGGCGGTTGTTAAGACCGGGCGTACGCATCTAATGGATGCTATGCCGATAACCTTTGGTCAAGAAATTCAGGCTTGGCGTCATCAGGTATTGGATAATATAACTAGGCTGAAATCCAGTCTAGAAAGATTGGTGTTATTGCCTCAAGGTGGAACAGCAGTGGGAACAGGCATCAATGCGCATCCAGAGTTTTCTCGAGTGTTTTGCGAGGAACTCAGCCAAGTGCTTGGCTATGAATTCAAGCCCATGCCTAATTTGTTCATAGGTTTAAGTTGTCAGGATACCGTTCTTGAGTTAAGTGGTCAGTTAAATGTTTTAGCGGCCAGCTTAATGAAGATAGCGAATGACCTGCGTTGGATGAACTCAGGACCTCTTGCTGGCCTGGGAGAAATTCAATTACCGGCTTTGCAACCCGGAAGTTCAATTATGCCAGGTAAAGTGAATCCGGTTATTCCGGAGTCGGTTGCCATGGTGTGTGCTCAGATCACGGGTAATCATACGGCGATTACGATTGGTGCGCAGTCAGGCCTTTTTCAGTTGAATGTTATGTTACCAATGATGGCTGACAACCTGCTTTACTCGATCAAGATTGCTTCTAGTGCGTCTATTCAATTGGCAGATCAGGCTATAAAGGGGTTTGTGGTTAATCAAGACACCCTTAAAAAAGCATTGGATGTTAATCCGATTCTAGTCACGGCATTAAATACTGTGGTAGGCTATGAAAAAGGAGCGGCGATTGCTAAAGAGGCCTATCGCTCTAAAAGACCGGTTATGGATGTTGCTTTGGAGTTGACGAACCTTGATCGTCAAACACTGGAAAATTACCTTGATCCGGCCAAGCTCACTCTAGGTGGAACCCCGTCATAAGATTAGATAATTAGGAGAAAAACATGCCAGTGATAAACCTGACGTCAGCTGAATTTGAGAAAACTATCGAAGCACATGAGATGATTATTTTTGATTTTTGGGCTGAATGGTGTGGTCCTTGTAAGCAGTTTGGTCCTGTATTTGAAGAGGTTTCTTTAAAGCATCCGGATATTTTGTTTGCAAAAGTGAATGTTGAAGAGGAGCAAGAGTTAGCAGGCATGTTCCAAGTGCGCTCTATTCCGACTATAGCTTTGATGCGAGAAAAGGTGGTGGTTTATGCCAACCCGGGTGCCTTGCCTGCCAGCAATTTAGAACAAGCCATTACTCAGCTTCGAGAGCTAGATATGGATAAGGTTCATCAAGATGTTGCGCAAGCACAAACGAATACTTAAATTGAAACCTGTATTGGGGATACGCAAATGAGTGATAAAAAATTTCGTTTAGTCACACGAAGTGATTTTGATGGCTTAGTCTGTGCTGTGATATTGAAAGAACAGAATTTGATTGATGATATTTTGTTTGTTCATCCAAAAGATATGCAAGACGGCAAGATTGCTATTGGTCCTAATGACATCACGACCAATTTACCCTATGTAGAAGGTTGTCATCTTGCTTTTGATCATCACTTGAGCGAAAAAATTCGTAATAACGAAGCCGATAATCATATTATTGATGTCGACGCGCCTTCTGCCGCGCGCGTTGTTTATGATTATTATGGTGGTAAAGCCGCGATGCCGGCTATTGCGGATGATTTAATGGAAGCAGTCGATAAAGGGGATGCAGCGCAATTCTCTCGTGACGAGGTTTTAAACCCTTCAGGTTGGTCTTTATTAAATTTTCTAATGGATGCAAGAACCGGACTTGGTCGATTTAGAGATTTTAGAATCTCCAATTATCAGTTAATGATGGAGCTGATTGATTACTGCCGAGATCATAGTATCGAACAAATATGTCAATTACCTGATGTTAAAGAGCGTATTGACCTCTACTTTAATTATGAGAAACAGGCAAAAGACCAGATCATTCGCTGTGCTAAGCAGTATGGCAATCTAGTGGTGTTAGATTTACGTGGTGAGGATGTTATATATCCTACAAATCGATTCACAATCTATGCACTTTACCCAGATAGTAATATTTCGATACATGTTTTATGGGGTTTGAAGCAGCAAAACACTGTTTTTGCGATAGGGAAGTCTATTTTGAATAAAAGCTCTAAAACTAATGTCGGTGCGCTTTGTCTTCAATATAACGGCGGCGGTCATATGGCAGCGGGAACCTGCCAAGTTGATAACGCTGTTGCAGAAGCCACGCTAACCGCTTTGATTGAAAAAATTACGCAAGATGGATAGGAGCTTGGGCTTTAATTTTTGGGCACAGTGAATGACACTTGAAAAAAAAGTGGACGATTTTTTGGCTGAGGGTGGCGCTTTGCAGCAAGCCGTTAATGATTACCGTCCTAGGTCAGCTCAGATTGCGATGGCAAAACAGGTCGCTCATTGTTTTGAACAGCAAAACACGCTTGTTGCTGAAGCGGGAACTGGTACCGGAAAAACCTTTGCGTACTTAGTTCCTGCTTTGTTAAGTGGTAAGAAAATTATTATTTCGACCGCCACCAAGAACTTACAGCAGCAGTTAATAGACAAGGATTTGCCTCTGTTAAAAGACCTTTGTAAGGTTAAAGGGGGCATCATGCAGCTTAAAGGGCGTGAAAATTACCTTTGCGAACAGAGAATGCATCTTGCTGAAACTCAATTTAAAAATAGCCGAGAGGATTGGCACCGTCTTGCTAAGCTTCGTGATTGGGTTAAAAAAACCAACACAGGGGATTTGTCTGAATCCGGTTTACTTGATGATGGCGATCTATTAGCCAGAAAAATCTGTGCAAGATTAGAATTTTGTCAAGCGGTCTCTTGTAGTAAAGAAGCAGACTGCTTCTACCCCAAGGTGAAGGCAAAGGCAGCTGATGCTCAGGTTTTGGTTGTGAACCATCATTTGTTTTGTGCGGATCTTTCGTTGCGCGAGCAAGGTTTTGGCGAGCTGCTGCCGGATGCGGATTGTTATATTTTTGATGAAGCACATCAATTACCTGACATTGCTGCTCAGTTTCTAGGGTTTTCGGTTTCACGATTTCAACTTGAAGATTTAGGTCGTGACATTAAACAAGCTAAAGAACAAGAGTCACCTGAGTCTGATGATTTAATTGATCGCCTGGCTTTGTTTCAAGAACAGATTAAGTTGGTTAACGAAGCCCTAGGCAAATGGGACAAGCGTTGGAATTGGGAACAATTGACTGATTCAGCAGTTTTTATCAAGCAGCTTGAAAGGCTTGTTAATCATTTAGCGGCCTTGTCTGATCATCTCAAAGTTTTGGAAAAGCGCGGTAAATTATTGGCAGCGGTGACCAAACGGGCTCAGGAATTTGAAAAGCAACTGAGTTTATGGTTATCGACTGATAAGGAAACTCAAGTTCGATGGGCTGAGTCTTCTCAAGCGCGTTTTAAGCTAACCATGACACCTCTAAGTGTTGCAGAGCCTTTTAGACGTCAGAGAGAGGCTATAGGCGGTGGGTGGGTGTTTACTTCAGCAACCTTGAGTGTTAGAAAAAGTTTTGAGTATTTTCAGCAAAGACTTGGGCTGTATGAACCGATTAGTGAAGTTTGGCCTAGTCCTTTTGATTATCAACATCAGGGTTTGATTTTTCATCCGCTAGGTCTGCCTGACCCACGTTCTGAAGATTACATTAAAATATGTATGCGTGCGGTTTGGCCTCTGCTATTGGCCAGTGAAGGCCGCGCATTCTTATTGTTTACCAGTTTTCGCGCTTTAAATGAAGCTAAGGCGCTTTTAGAAGAGCATTGGAAAGGGGTCTTGTTAGTTCAAGGACAAGGCTCGAAGTCATCATTGCTGAAACGTTTTAAGAATGAATCTAATGCCATTTTGTTAGGCACAAGCAGTTTCTGGGAAGGGGTAGATGTTAGGGGTCAGGCATTGCAATTGGTTTTAATTGATCGAATCCCTTTTTTACCCCCGGATGATCCGATTGTGCAAGCCCGAGAAACCTACTTAAAGCAAAAAGGTTTGAATGGTTTCGCACACTTTCAGCTACCTGAGGCAATTATGGCTTTAAAGCAAGGGGTGGGACGTTTAATTCGTGATCAAAATGATAAGGGCGTTCTGGTATTGTGCGATCCTCGTTTCTCAACCAAGCATTACGGTCAAAATATTGTAAATAGCCTGCCAAGTTTTCCATGGACTTATAGTCAAGAAGAAGCTGTAGATTTTTTAAAGTCGATTTAAATGGATTTCTCGATCCATAATACTGAATACCGGATTTTTTGCTGGACTTTTAGAGGTGTGTTAATTAAAATACAAGCAATTCAATATTTTGATTTTATGACGCGAAGCTAAGGGTGACATGAGGTCATATTCTAGTTAAATTTTAAACGGAGCTTGTTCTTGTGTTGCAAGAGCAGGCTCCGTTTTTTGTATGTGCATTTTAAGTATTTAGGCGGGCGATTAGATGAATTACACAGCTTTATTGGCGCTTGAAGATGGGACGTTGTTTTGGGGAACTTCAATTGGTGCCGAGGGTGAATCTGTTGGTGAGGTGGTGTTTAATACTTCATTGACTGGCTATCAAGAAATTCTTACTGATCCGTCTTATTTCAAGCAAATAGTTACCTTAACCTATCCTCACATTGGCAATGTCGGTGTTAATCCTGAGGATGAGGAATCGCCTCGTATTATGGCTCAAGGGTTAGTGGTTAAAGACTGTTCTGCCATAATGAGCAATTTTAGAGCAACGCAAAGCCTGCCTGATTATCTAAAAGCACAAAATATTGTCGCTATTGCAGATATAGATACCCGTAAATTGACACGCATTTTGAGGGAAAAGGGAGCTCAAAATGGTGTTATCGTAGCTGGTTCTGTGATTGACGCTGAGCAGGCTGTGGCCAAGGCACGTGGATTTGCCGGTTTAAACGGTATGGATTTGGCTAAAGAAGTGACAACCCAAGACAGCTATCATTGGACTCAAGGCTCATGGCAGTTGGGGCAAGGTCATGTTGAACGTGCAGGAACGCAACCCTATCATGTGGTGGCCTATGATTATGGAGTTAAGTTAAATATTCTGCGGATGCTAGCTGATCGAGGTTGCCGCTTAACGGTAGTGCCGGCTCAAACCAGTGCAGAAGAGGTTTTGGCGTTGAATCCTGATGGTGTGTTTTTGTCTAACGGTCCTGGTGATCCTGCGCCTTGTGATTATGCGATTAAAGCAATTCAACAAATTTTAGAAACGGATATCCCTGTATTTGGTATTTGTTTAGGACACCAGCTGCTTGCTTTAGCAAGCGGGGCGCAAACAGTAAAAATGAAGTTTGGACATCATGGAGGCAATCATCCTGTTCAAGATCTAGATACCGGTCGAGTTTTGATTACGGCACAAAATCATGGTTTTGCGGTTGATGAATCTACCATGCCAGCACATTTAAAAACAACGCATAAATCCCTGTTTGATGGATCTTTGCAGGGGATTGCTCGCACTGATAAAGCCGCATTCAGTTTCCAAGGTCACCCCGAAGCGAGTCCAGGTCCGCATGATGTTGCGCCATTGTTCGATCAGTTTGTCGAAAATATCAAACAGTTTAAATTAGTCAACGCGGGTTAATTTGGCCGCAGAAGTAAGGGATTAACATGCCAAAAAGAACAGACATACAAAGTATTCTTATTATCGGCGCCGGCCCAATTATTATTGGCCAGGCCTGCGAGTTTGACTATTCTGGAGCACAAGCGTGTAAAGCGCTAAAAGAAGAAGGGTATCGTGTCGTTTTAGTTAACTCTAATCCGGCGACGATTATGACCGATCCAGATTTGGCTGACGCGACCTACATTGAACCGATTACTTGGCAGGTTGTTGAGCGCATTATTGAGAAAGAACGTCCGGATGCCATTTTGCCAACGATGGGTGGACAAACTGCTTTAAACTGCGCTTTAGACTTAGCGCACAATGGCGTTTTGGAAAAGTTTAACTGTACTCTTATTGGCGCCAGTGAGGATGCAATTGATAAGGCTGAAAACCGTGATCGTTTTCGTCATGCGATGACTAAAATTGGTTTGGATATGCCGCGTTCGGAAGTAGCGCATAACTTAGAAGAGGCTTGGGCAATACAAGCTGAAGTCGGTTTTCCAACGGTAATACGCCCGTCGTTTACCCTCGGTGGTTCAGGGGGTGGGATTGCTTATAACAAAGAAGAGTTTGAACAAATTTGTAAGTTTGGTTTAGACCTGTCGCCAACCAAAGAACTTTTGATCGAAGAATCTATCTTGGGTTGGAAAGAGTTTGAGATGGAAGTAATTCGTGATCGTAAGGATAATTGTATTATTGTCTGTTCGATTGAAAACTTCGATCCTATGGGTGTGCATACCGGTGATTCGATAACCGTTGCTCCTGCGCAAACCTTAACCGATAAAGAATACCAAATCATGCGAAATGCTTCAATTGCGGTTTTACGTGAGATAGGGGTGGAAACCGGCGGTTCAAACGTTCAGTTTGCGGTAAACCCTGAAAATGGTCGTATGATTGTTATTGAAATGAATCCTCGCGTGTCGCGTTCTTCAGCTTTGGCATCTAAAGCAACAGGTTTTCCGATTGCAAAAGTAGCGGCAAAGTTGGCCGTGGGTTACACGCTTGATGAATTAAAAAATGACATCACGAATGGAGCTACGCCAGCTTCTTTCGAACCTTCGATAGATTATGTCGTGACCAAAGTTCCGCGCTTCACTTTTGAGAAGTTTCCACAGGCTAAGGCTCGATTATCGACTCAGATGAAATCGGTGGGCGAAGTTATGGCGATGGGCAGAAACTTCCAAGAATCGATTCAGAAAGCGTTGCGTGGTCTTGAAACAGGGATGAATGGCTTTGATGAGATGATCGACTTAGCCTCAACAGATGAAAAGGATGTGCGTGATATTTTGCGCCGTGAATTGCGCGATCCAGGCCCTGATCGCATTTGGTATGTTGCCGATGCATTCCGATCTGGTTGGACGATTGAGCAGGTTTTTGAAGTTAGCAAAATTGACCCTTGGTTCTTAGCACAAATTGAAGAGATTGTAGCCCTTGAATCTCAAGTTGTTGCCAAGGGTTTGGATGCGCTTGAAGAAGGCTTTTTGCGCCAGTTAAAACGCAAAGGTTTTTCAGACAACCGTATTGCCAGCCTATTAAAGACCGATAGCGCGCTGGTGCGCAAATACCGTCACACATTGGGTATTCGTCCTGTTTACAAGCGGGTTGATACTTGCGCTGCAGAGTTTGCAACCTCAACGGCCTACATGTATTCGACCTATGAAGAGGAGTGTGAAGCGAATCCAACTGGTCGCGATAAAATTATGGTTTTAGGCGGTGGGCCAAACCGTATCGGTCAGGGTATTGAGTTCGATTATTGTTGTGTACATGCTGCGATGGCGCTTAGTGAAGATGGTTATGAAACCATTATGGTGAATTGTAATCCTGAAACGGTTTCAACCGATTATGATACCTCAGATCGTCTCTATTTCGAGCCATTAACGCTTGAAGATGTACTTGAAATTGTTGCAGTTGAGAAGCCGAAGGGTGTGA is part of the Thiomicrospira microaerophila genome and encodes:
- a CDS encoding ATP-dependent DNA helicase, translating into MTLEKKVDDFLAEGGALQQAVNDYRPRSAQIAMAKQVAHCFEQQNTLVAEAGTGTGKTFAYLVPALLSGKKIIISTATKNLQQQLIDKDLPLLKDLCKVKGGIMQLKGRENYLCEQRMHLAETQFKNSREDWHRLAKLRDWVKKTNTGDLSESGLLDDGDLLARKICARLEFCQAVSCSKEADCFYPKVKAKAADAQVLVVNHHLFCADLSLREQGFGELLPDADCYIFDEAHQLPDIAAQFLGFSVSRFQLEDLGRDIKQAKEQESPESDDLIDRLALFQEQIKLVNEALGKWDKRWNWEQLTDSAVFIKQLERLVNHLAALSDHLKVLEKRGKLLAAVTKRAQEFEKQLSLWLSTDKETQVRWAESSQARFKLTMTPLSVAEPFRRQREAIGGGWVFTSATLSVRKSFEYFQQRLGLYEPISEVWPSPFDYQHQGLIFHPLGLPDPRSEDYIKICMRAVWPLLLASEGRAFLLFTSFRALNEAKALLEEHWKGVLLVQGQGSKSSLLKRFKNESNAILLGTSSFWEGVDVRGQALQLVLIDRIPFLPPDDPIVQARETYLKQKGLNGFAHFQLPEAIMALKQGVGRLIRDQNDKGVLVLCDPRFSTKHYGQNIVNSLPSFPWTYSQEEAVDFLKSI
- a CDS encoding class II fumarate hydratase; this encodes MTQTRLEKDSMGTLEVPVDALYGAQTQRAVNNFPISGRTMPKAFIHALAMVKRACAQANFKLGLLTEEKKRALASAVEEVLSGVHDHQFPVDVFQTGSATSSNMNMNEVLASLATKLGSSTIHPNDDVNMSQSSNDVIPTAIHLGAVLALNKELIPALNHLAETLNQKAIELKAVVKTGRTHLMDAMPITFGQEIQAWRHQVLDNITRLKSSLERLVLLPQGGTAVGTGINAHPEFSRVFCEELSQVLGYEFKPMPNLFIGLSCQDTVLELSGQLNVLAASLMKIANDLRWMNSGPLAGLGEIQLPALQPGSSIMPGKVNPVIPESVAMVCAQITGNHTAITIGAQSGLFQLNVMLPMMADNLLYSIKIASSASIQLADQAIKGFVVNQDTLKKALDVNPILVTALNTVVGYEKGAAIAKEAYRSKRPVMDVALELTNLDRQTLENYLDPAKLTLGGTPS
- the carB gene encoding carbamoyl-phosphate synthase large subunit; translated protein: MPKRTDIQSILIIGAGPIIIGQACEFDYSGAQACKALKEEGYRVVLVNSNPATIMTDPDLADATYIEPITWQVVERIIEKERPDAILPTMGGQTALNCALDLAHNGVLEKFNCTLIGASEDAIDKAENRDRFRHAMTKIGLDMPRSEVAHNLEEAWAIQAEVGFPTVIRPSFTLGGSGGGIAYNKEEFEQICKFGLDLSPTKELLIEESILGWKEFEMEVIRDRKDNCIIVCSIENFDPMGVHTGDSITVAPAQTLTDKEYQIMRNASIAVLREIGVETGGSNVQFAVNPENGRMIVIEMNPRVSRSSALASKATGFPIAKVAAKLAVGYTLDELKNDITNGATPASFEPSIDYVVTKVPRFTFEKFPQAKARLSTQMKSVGEVMAMGRNFQESIQKALRGLETGMNGFDEMIDLASTDEKDVRDILRRELRDPGPDRIWYVADAFRSGWTIEQVFEVSKIDPWFLAQIEEIVALESQVVAKGLDALEEGFLRQLKRKGFSDNRIASLLKTDSALVRKYRHTLGIRPVYKRVDTCAAEFATSTAYMYSTYEEECEANPTGRDKIMVLGGGPNRIGQGIEFDYCCVHAAMALSEDGYETIMVNCNPETVSTDYDTSDRLYFEPLTLEDVLEIVAVEKPKGVIVQYGGQTPLKLARDLEAAGVPIIGTSPDSIDLAEDRERFQQLLNKLELRQPPNRTARREEEAITLAKEIGYPLVVRPSYVLGGRAMEIVYGEEDLIRYMKTAVKVSNDSPVLLDRFLDDAVELDVDAICDGEVVVIGGLMEHIEQAGIHSGDSACSLPPYSISEKIQNEIREQVYKMAKALNVIGLMNTQFAVKGEDIYVLEVNPRASRTVPFVSKAIGDPLAKIAARCMVGQSLKQQGFEKEVKPKHYSVKEAVFPFIKFLGVDPILGPEMKSTGEVMGVGVNFAQAYANAQLAASTILPSQGKAFLSVRKADRVKVIDLAKRLQEKGFNIVATRGTAASLAEAGIECELINKVAEGRPNIVDAIKNEEIDLIVNTSDGSVSIKDSSGIRREALMHKICYTTTMAGAFATVAAMDYLDVQPVQRLQDLY
- the trxA gene encoding thioredoxin — translated: MPVINLTSAEFEKTIEAHEMIIFDFWAEWCGPCKQFGPVFEEVSLKHPDILFAKVNVEEEQELAGMFQVRSIPTIALMREKVVVYANPGALPASNLEQAITQLRELDMDKVHQDVAQAQTNT
- the carA gene encoding glutamine-hydrolyzing carbamoyl-phosphate synthase small subunit gives rise to the protein MNYTALLALEDGTLFWGTSIGAEGESVGEVVFNTSLTGYQEILTDPSYFKQIVTLTYPHIGNVGVNPEDEESPRIMAQGLVVKDCSAIMSNFRATQSLPDYLKAQNIVAIADIDTRKLTRILREKGAQNGVIVAGSVIDAEQAVAKARGFAGLNGMDLAKEVTTQDSYHWTQGSWQLGQGHVERAGTQPYHVVAYDYGVKLNILRMLADRGCRLTVVPAQTSAEEVLALNPDGVFLSNGPGDPAPCDYAIKAIQQILETDIPVFGICLGHQLLALASGAQTVKMKFGHHGGNHPVQDLDTGRVLITAQNHGFAVDESTMPAHLKTTHKSLFDGSLQGIARTDKAAFSFQGHPEASPGPHDVAPLFDQFVENIKQFKLVNAG
- a CDS encoding exopolyphosphatase — encoded protein: MSDKKFRLVTRSDFDGLVCAVILKEQNLIDDILFVHPKDMQDGKIAIGPNDITTNLPYVEGCHLAFDHHLSEKIRNNEADNHIIDVDAPSAARVVYDYYGGKAAMPAIADDLMEAVDKGDAAQFSRDEVLNPSGWSLLNFLMDARTGLGRFRDFRISNYQLMMELIDYCRDHSIEQICQLPDVKERIDLYFNYEKQAKDQIIRCAKQYGNLVVLDLRGEDVIYPTNRFTIYALYPDSNISIHVLWGLKQQNTVFAIGKSILNKSSKTNVGALCLQYNGGGHMAAGTCQVDNAVAEATLTALIEKITQDG